One genomic region from Calditrichota bacterium encodes:
- a CDS encoding deoxynucleoside kinase, translated as MARKHFVAVAGNIGVGKTTLTKLIAEHFGWQPFYERVIDNPYLSDFYQDMSRWSFNLQVYFLSKRFMDQKLISESPVSCVQDRSIYEDAEIFAYILYKQGHMEQRDYDNYRELFYCMTSYLRKPDLIVYLRASTWTLITLIRRRGRDFEKGITPEYLHELNLAYERWIKNASKEMNVLTVEADQFEFEHDVARREQLFAQIRAFCPDE; from the coding sequence ATGGCGAGAAAGCACTTTGTAGCGGTAGCAGGCAACATCGGTGTTGGCAAGACCACGCTCACCAAGTTGATTGCTGAGCACTTTGGCTGGCAGCCCTTCTACGAGCGGGTGATCGACAACCCGTACCTCAGCGACTTTTACCAGGACATGAGCAGATGGAGCTTCAACCTGCAGGTCTATTTCCTTTCCAAGCGCTTCATGGACCAGAAGCTGATTAGCGAGAGCCCTGTATCGTGCGTGCAGGATCGCTCCATCTATGAGGACGCGGAGATCTTTGCGTACATCCTTTACAAGCAAGGACACATGGAGCAGCGCGACTATGATAACTATCGCGAGCTGTTCTATTGCATGACCAGCTACCTGCGCAAACCGGACCTGATCGTGTACCTGCGCGCATCTACGTGGACGCTGATTACCCTCATCCGGCGCAGGGGCCGAGATTTTGAAAAGGGCATCACCCCCGAGTACTTGCATGAGCTCAACCTGGCCTACGAGCGCTGGATCAAGAACGCAAGCAAGGAGATGAACGTTCTGACAGTGGAAGCCGACCAGTTCGAGTTCGAGCACGACGTGGCTCGCAGAGAGCAGCTGTTCGCGCAGATTAGGGCGTTTTGCCCGGATGAGTAG